A section of the Scleropages formosus chromosome 12, fSclFor1.1, whole genome shotgun sequence genome encodes:
- the sh3bp4a gene encoding SH3 domain-binding protein 4-A isoform X1 — MAAHRIRVTNNNNVLPRCKSEGTLMDLSEGLSEASLTDVKVPSPSALRLDTTASFGNAREVVAIKDYCPSSFTTLKFSKGDHLYVLDTSGGEWWYAHNNKEMGYIPAAYVQPVSYRNSCLSDSGMVDNLGECSEEGAGELDLLGDWNGVTLRPNLPSSNNPFTTRRSTNPFLTGATQDTLDQNSNEKVARNTVDLLLFDTLAPSVSSPSINNGAAINGFGSSVFDLTPVNSSQDVMQNLRRENPFFRSKRSYSLSELSILQAQTSAPDASSSFFTGLKSPTPEQFQSREDFRTAWLNHRKLARSCHDLDSLGQNPGWGQTQPVETNIVCKLDSSGGAVQLPDTSISIHIPEGHVAPGDTQQISLKALLDPPLELNNDRCSTVSPVVEIKLSNMEVKTFITLELKVSVVVKKDSRQIAEVVCVRSDCKEGPYAPTPQAYMYGDTVQVRLDNLEPCMYVAVVVQAQNISLNLTVWDHVVKKVTLGVYGPKHIHPSFKAVVAIFGHDCAPKTLLVSEVGKQVHTAPPVALQLWGKHQFVLAKPQDLQVGVYSNMSNYEVKVSEQARIVRGFQLKLGKVSRLIYMITSRSEDISDFTLRVQVKDFQDCILGQFCVQTPQPPPKTGVRTTGQRRFLKKKEVGKIILSPLAITTKYPAFQERCVTNLKFGKLLKTVIRQNKNQYLLEYKKGDMIALLSEEKVKLKGQLWTKEWYIGYYQGKTGLVHAKNVLIVGKVKPIYFCGPDLTTTMLLDQILKPCKFLTYIYASVRTTLMENIGNWRAFADALGYNNLPLTYFCRGELDSEPERVACVLERLKEDCNNTESKEKKSFQKELMTALLKMDCQGLVARLVMDFALLTTAVELAGRWRELAEKLARVSRQQMDAYEAPHRDKNGVLDSEAMWKPAYDFLLTWAAQIGDSYRDVIQELHLGLDKMKNPITKRWKHLTGTLILVNCLDTLRSSAFSPAPHNDFAI; from the exons ATGGCTGCCCACCGAATTAGGGTgacaaataataacaatgtgCTCCCTCGCTGCAAGTCGGAGGGGACGCTCATGGACCTCAGCGAGGGACTATCCGAGGCTAGCCTCACAGATGTCAAAG TGCCTTCTCCTAGTGCCTTAAGACTGGATACTACAGCCTCCTTTGGGAATGCCAGGGAAGTTGTTGCCATCAAAGACTACTGTCCTTCAAGTTTTACCACCTTGAAGTTCTCCAAGGGGGACCATCTCTACGTGCTGGACACGTCGGGTGGAGAATGGTGGTACGCCCACAATAACAAGGAGATGGGTTATATCCCTGCAGCATATGTCCAACCAGTCAGCTACCGGAACTCTTGTCTCAGCGATAGTGGGATGGTCGACAATCTTGGGGAATGCTCTGAAGAGGGGGCTGGAGAGTTGGACCTCCTTGGGGACTGGAACGGAGTCACCCTGAGGCCTAACTTACCCAGCAGCAACAACCCTTTCACCACCCGCCGCTCCACTAATCCCTTCCTCACTGGTGCTACGCAGGACACGCTTGACCAGAACAGCAACGAGAAGGTTGCACGCAATACTGTGGATCTACTACTTTTTGACACACTGGCACCCTCTGTCTCCAGTCCTTCCATAAACAATGGTGCCGCCATCAACGGCTTTGGCAGCAGTGTTTTTGACCTGACGCCTGTTAACTCCAGCCAAGATGTCATGCAGAACTTGCGCAGGGAAAATCCATTCTTCAGGAGTAAGCGATCCTATAGTCTCTCAGAGCTGTCCATCCTGCAGGCCCAGACAAGTGCTCCAGATGCATCTTCTAGCTTTTTCACCGGTTTAAAATCTCCAACTCCAGAGCAGTTTCAGAGCAGGGAGGACTTCAGGACTGCATGGCTCAACCACAGGAAGCTAGCTAGATCATGCCATGACCTTGACTCCCTTGGGCAAAATCCAGGCTGGGGCCAGACTCAGCCAGTGGAGACAAACATTGTGTGCAAACTGGACAGCTCTGGTGGGGCTGTACAGCTGCCGGACACCAGCATCAGTATTCATATCCCTGAGGGACACGTGGCTCCAGGGGACACCCAGCAGATCTCGCTGAAAGCCTTGCTTGATCCACCTCTGGAGCTCAACAATGACAGGTGTTCCACAGTGAGTCCAGTGGTGGAGATCAAGCTGAGCAACATGGAGGTGAAGACATTCATTACTCTGGAGCTGAAGGTTTCTGTCGTGGTGAAAAAGGACAGTAGGCAGATAGCGGAAGTCGTGTGCGTCCGTAGTGACTGTAAGGAGGGTCCTTATGCCCCTACTCCACAGGCGTATATGTACGGGGACACTGTTCAAGTCCGACTGGACAACCTGGAACCCTGCATGTACGTAGCTGTGGTGGTGCAAGCCCAGAACATCTCCCTCAATCTGACAGTCTGGGACCACGTTGTGAAGAAGGTCACCCTGGGTGTCTATGGACCCAAGCATATCCATCCCTCCTTCAAGGCTGTAGTTGCCATTTTTGGGCATGACTGTGCTCCCAAGACCCTTTTGGTCAGTGAGGTGGGGAAGCAGGTCCACACCGCACCTCCAGTAGCCCTACAGCTCTGGGGAAAACATCAGTTTGTCCTGGCCAAGCCGCAAGACCTGCAGGTCGGCGTCTATTCCAACATGTCAAACTATGAGGTCAAGGTCAGCGAGCAGGCCCGCATCGTCCGAGGCTTCCAGCTCAAGCTCGGCAAGGTGAGCCGCCTCATTTATATGATCACTTCACGCAGCGAGGACATCTCAGACTTCACGCTGCGGGTCCAGGTGAAAGACTTCCAGGACTGCATCCTGGGTCAGTTCTGTGTCCAGACACCGCAGCCTCCTCCCAAAACCGGAGTGAGGACAACGGGCCAGCGGAGAttcctgaaaaagaaagaagtggGTAAGATCATCCTGTCTCCTCTGGCCATCACCACCAAATACCCTGCCTTTCAGGAGCGCTGTGTCACCAACTTGAAGTTTGGCAAATTGCTCAAAACGGTGATCAGGCAAAATAAGAACCAGTACCTTCTGGAATATAAGAAGGGGGACATGATTGCACTGCTGAGTGAAGAGAAGGTAAAGCTGAAAGGACAACTGTGGACCAAAGAGTGGTATATTGGGTATTACCAGGGCAAAACTGGCCTTGTCCACGCAAAAAACGTGCTTATCGTGGGCAAGGTCAAGCCAATTTATTTCTGTGGCCCAGACCtcaccaccaccatgctgctggaTCAAATCCTAAAGCCTTGCAAGTTCCTCACCTACATCTACGCCTCGGTGAGGACAACGCTAATGGAGAACATCGGGAACTGGAGGGCATTCGCCGACGCCCTAGGCTACAACAACTTGCCTTTGACGTACTTCTGCCGGGGTGAGCTGGACAGCGAGCCGGAGAGGGTGGCCTGCGTCCTCGAGAGGCTGAAGGAGGACTGCAACAACACAGAGAGCAAAGAGAAGAAGTCCTTCCAGAAGGAGCTCATGACA GCGCTGCTGAAGATGGACTGCCAGGGTCTCGTGGCTcggcttgtgatggacttcgCCCTGCTGACCACAGCTGTGGAGCTGGCTGGCCGCTGGAGGGAGCTGGCTGAGAAGTTGGCCCGCGTTTCCCGGCAGCAGATGGACGCGTACGAAGCGCCGCACCGCGACAAGAACGGAGTGTTGGACAGCGAG GCCATGTGGAAGCCGGCCTACGACTTCTTGCTGACGTGGGCGGCCCAGATCGGGGACAGCTACAGGGACGTGATCCAGGAGCTGCACCTGGGGCTGGACAAGATGAAGAACCCCATCACCAAGCGCTGGAAGCACCTGACGGGCACGCTTATCCTAGTCAACTGTCTGGACACGCTGCGGAGCTCCGCCTTTAGCCCTGCCCCCCACAATGACTTTGCCATCTGA
- the sh3bp4a gene encoding SH3 domain-binding protein 4-A isoform X2, translated as MAAHRIRVTNNNNVLPRCKSEGTLMDLSEGLSEASLTDVKVPSPSALRLDTTASFGNAREVVAIKDYCPSSFTTLKFSKGDHLYVLDTSGGEWWYAHNNKEMGYIPAAYVQPVSYRNSCLSDSGMVDNLGECSEEGAGELDLLGDWNGVTLRPNLPSSNNPFTTRRSTNPFLTGATQDTLDQNSNEKVARNTVDLLLFDTLAPSVSSPSINNGAAINGFGSSVFDLTPVNSSQDVMQNLRRENPFFRSKRSYSLSELSILQAQTSAPDASSSFFTGLKSPTPEQFQSREDFRTAWLNHRKLARSCHDLDSLGQNPGWGQTQPVETNIVCKLDSSGGAVQLPDTSISIHIPEGHVAPGDTQQISLKALLDPPLELNNDRCSTVSPVVEIKLSNMEVKTFITLELKVSVVVKKDSRQIAEVVCVRSDCKEGPYAPTPQAYMYGDTVQVRLDNLEPCMYVAVVVQAQNISLNLTVWDHVVKKVTLGVYGPKHIHPSFKAVVAIFGHDCAPKTLLVSEVGKQVHTAPPVALQLWGKHQFVLAKPQDLQVGVYSNMSNYEVKVSEQARIVRGFQLKLGKVSRLIYMITSRSEDISDFTLRVQVKDFQDCILGQFCVQTPQPPPKTGVRTTGQRRFLKKKEVGKIILSPLAITTKYPAFQERCVTNLKFGKLLKTVIRQNKNQYLLEYKKGDMIALLSEEKVKLKGQLWTKEWYIGYYQGKTGLVHAKNVLIVGKVKPIYFCGPDLTTTMLLDQILKPCKFLTYIYASVRTTLMENIGNWRAFADALGYNNLPLTYFCRGELDSEPERVACVLERLKEDCNNTESKEKKSFQKELMTSMYSADRKMTHSSTNLDHPPPCSFTPFIAEPP; from the exons ATGGCTGCCCACCGAATTAGGGTgacaaataataacaatgtgCTCCCTCGCTGCAAGTCGGAGGGGACGCTCATGGACCTCAGCGAGGGACTATCCGAGGCTAGCCTCACAGATGTCAAAG TGCCTTCTCCTAGTGCCTTAAGACTGGATACTACAGCCTCCTTTGGGAATGCCAGGGAAGTTGTTGCCATCAAAGACTACTGTCCTTCAAGTTTTACCACCTTGAAGTTCTCCAAGGGGGACCATCTCTACGTGCTGGACACGTCGGGTGGAGAATGGTGGTACGCCCACAATAACAAGGAGATGGGTTATATCCCTGCAGCATATGTCCAACCAGTCAGCTACCGGAACTCTTGTCTCAGCGATAGTGGGATGGTCGACAATCTTGGGGAATGCTCTGAAGAGGGGGCTGGAGAGTTGGACCTCCTTGGGGACTGGAACGGAGTCACCCTGAGGCCTAACTTACCCAGCAGCAACAACCCTTTCACCACCCGCCGCTCCACTAATCCCTTCCTCACTGGTGCTACGCAGGACACGCTTGACCAGAACAGCAACGAGAAGGTTGCACGCAATACTGTGGATCTACTACTTTTTGACACACTGGCACCCTCTGTCTCCAGTCCTTCCATAAACAATGGTGCCGCCATCAACGGCTTTGGCAGCAGTGTTTTTGACCTGACGCCTGTTAACTCCAGCCAAGATGTCATGCAGAACTTGCGCAGGGAAAATCCATTCTTCAGGAGTAAGCGATCCTATAGTCTCTCAGAGCTGTCCATCCTGCAGGCCCAGACAAGTGCTCCAGATGCATCTTCTAGCTTTTTCACCGGTTTAAAATCTCCAACTCCAGAGCAGTTTCAGAGCAGGGAGGACTTCAGGACTGCATGGCTCAACCACAGGAAGCTAGCTAGATCATGCCATGACCTTGACTCCCTTGGGCAAAATCCAGGCTGGGGCCAGACTCAGCCAGTGGAGACAAACATTGTGTGCAAACTGGACAGCTCTGGTGGGGCTGTACAGCTGCCGGACACCAGCATCAGTATTCATATCCCTGAGGGACACGTGGCTCCAGGGGACACCCAGCAGATCTCGCTGAAAGCCTTGCTTGATCCACCTCTGGAGCTCAACAATGACAGGTGTTCCACAGTGAGTCCAGTGGTGGAGATCAAGCTGAGCAACATGGAGGTGAAGACATTCATTACTCTGGAGCTGAAGGTTTCTGTCGTGGTGAAAAAGGACAGTAGGCAGATAGCGGAAGTCGTGTGCGTCCGTAGTGACTGTAAGGAGGGTCCTTATGCCCCTACTCCACAGGCGTATATGTACGGGGACACTGTTCAAGTCCGACTGGACAACCTGGAACCCTGCATGTACGTAGCTGTGGTGGTGCAAGCCCAGAACATCTCCCTCAATCTGACAGTCTGGGACCACGTTGTGAAGAAGGTCACCCTGGGTGTCTATGGACCCAAGCATATCCATCCCTCCTTCAAGGCTGTAGTTGCCATTTTTGGGCATGACTGTGCTCCCAAGACCCTTTTGGTCAGTGAGGTGGGGAAGCAGGTCCACACCGCACCTCCAGTAGCCCTACAGCTCTGGGGAAAACATCAGTTTGTCCTGGCCAAGCCGCAAGACCTGCAGGTCGGCGTCTATTCCAACATGTCAAACTATGAGGTCAAGGTCAGCGAGCAGGCCCGCATCGTCCGAGGCTTCCAGCTCAAGCTCGGCAAGGTGAGCCGCCTCATTTATATGATCACTTCACGCAGCGAGGACATCTCAGACTTCACGCTGCGGGTCCAGGTGAAAGACTTCCAGGACTGCATCCTGGGTCAGTTCTGTGTCCAGACACCGCAGCCTCCTCCCAAAACCGGAGTGAGGACAACGGGCCAGCGGAGAttcctgaaaaagaaagaagtggGTAAGATCATCCTGTCTCCTCTGGCCATCACCACCAAATACCCTGCCTTTCAGGAGCGCTGTGTCACCAACTTGAAGTTTGGCAAATTGCTCAAAACGGTGATCAGGCAAAATAAGAACCAGTACCTTCTGGAATATAAGAAGGGGGACATGATTGCACTGCTGAGTGAAGAGAAGGTAAAGCTGAAAGGACAACTGTGGACCAAAGAGTGGTATATTGGGTATTACCAGGGCAAAACTGGCCTTGTCCACGCAAAAAACGTGCTTATCGTGGGCAAGGTCAAGCCAATTTATTTCTGTGGCCCAGACCtcaccaccaccatgctgctggaTCAAATCCTAAAGCCTTGCAAGTTCCTCACCTACATCTACGCCTCGGTGAGGACAACGCTAATGGAGAACATCGGGAACTGGAGGGCATTCGCCGACGCCCTAGGCTACAACAACTTGCCTTTGACGTACTTCTGCCGGGGTGAGCTGGACAGCGAGCCGGAGAGGGTGGCCTGCGTCCTCGAGAGGCTGAAGGAGGACTGCAACAACACAGAGAGCAAAGAGAAGAAGTCCTTCCAGAAGGAGCTCATGACA TCCATGTATTCGGCAGACAGGAAAATGACGCACAGTTCAACAAATCtggaccacccccccccatgttcATTTACTCCTTTCATTGCTGAACCACCGTAA